The proteins below come from a single Benincasa hispida cultivar B227 chromosome 4, ASM972705v1, whole genome shotgun sequence genomic window:
- the LOC120074980 gene encoding U-box domain-containing protein 12-like, whose protein sequence is MAKCHSNTIGSVAVDGIAGANAATRHFRFCTSFSGAAFRRRIYDAVSCGGSSRYRHRYKDEMMDEDPSTENGSASASRGLKEEEQQRRNRRLGNGRSDKLVDLLNLAESVEPENEAETRRKEEELKELKRTVKDLQAEDLGMRKSAASNVRLMAKEDLVIRGTLALLGAIPPLVAMLDLEDEQSQIAALYALLNLGIGNNANKAAIVKVGVIHKMLKLIKSQTAPNSSVTEAIIANFLGLSALDSNKPVIGSSGAIPFLVKSLQNTDSRISNQARQDALEALFNLSIASSNISIILETDIIPFLLNMLGDMEVSERILSILSNVVSTPEGRRAISVFPDAFPILVDVLNWTDSPGCQEKASYVLMVMAHKLYGERQTMVEAGLVSASLELTLLGSALAQKRASRILECLRYDKGKQVSESFGGNLSAAVSAPIIGTSSSSNCNNIDSKIYVEESEEAMSMEKKAVKQLVQQSLQYNMRKIVKRANLPQDFVPSEHFKSLTASSTSKSLPF, encoded by the exons ATGGCCAAGTGTCATTCCAACACCATCGGATCAGTCGCTGTCGACGGAATCGCCGGCGCCAATGCAGCTACTAGACATTTCCGATTCTGTACTTCCTTTTCTGGAGCTGCATTCCGTCGCAGAATCTACGATGCTGTTAGTTGCGGTGGGAGTTCTCGGTACCGCCACCGGTACAAGGATGAGATGATGGACGAAGACCCGAGTACGGAGAACGGATCGGCTTCTGCTTCTAGGGGTTTGAAAGAGGAGGAGCAGCAGCGGAGGAATCGGAGATTGGGTAATGGAAGATCCGATAAGCTTGTGGATCTTCTGAATTTGGCTGAGTCGGTGGAGCCAGAGAATGAGGCGGAAACGAGGAGGAAGGAGGAGGAGTTGAAGGAGTTGAAACGGACGGTGAAGGATTTGCAGGCTGAGGATTTGGGGATGCGAAAGTCGGCGGCGAGCAATGTGAGGCTTATGGCTAAGGAAGATTTGGTAATACGAGGGACGCTTGCTCTTCTCGGAGCCATTCCTCCTCTCGTTGCGATGCTTGATTTGGAAGATGAACAATCCCAGATCGCTGCCCTTTACGCACTACTAAACCTTGGAATCGGCAACAATGC GAATAAGGCAGCAATTGTGAAAGTTGGGGTCATCCACAAAATGTTAAAGCTCATTAAATCACAGACTGCACCAAACTCATCGGTTACAGAGGCAATAATTGCAAACTTCCTCGGCTTGAGCGCATTGGATTCAAACAAGCCTGTAATTGGATCGTCTGGTGCGATCCCCTTCTTGGTCAAATCCCTACAAAACACCGACAGTAGAATCAGCAATCAGGCTCGGCAGGATGCTCTAGAAGCGCTCTTCAATCTTTCAATTGCCTCATCAAATATCTCAATTATATTAGAAACGGATATAATCCCATTTCTTCTTAACATGTTGGGCGACATGGAAGTAAGTGAAAGGATCCTTTCAATTTTAAGCAACGTGGTATCAACCCCAGAAGGTAGAAGAGCAATAAGCGTTTTTCCAGATGCATTTCCAATATTAGTTGATGTTTTAAACTGGACAGATTCACCTGGGTGTCAAGAAAAAGCATCCTACGTTTTAATGGTGATGGCACATAAGCTATATGGTGAAAGACAAACAATGGTAGAAGCAGGGCTTGTATCTGCTTCTCTTGAATTAACGCTCTTGGGCAGTGCATTGGCTCAGAAAAGGGCATCCAGAATTTTGGAGTGTTTGAGATATGATAAAGGGAAGCAAGTTTCTGAAAGTTTTGGTGGGAATCTGAGTGCTGCAGTGTCTGCTCCCATTATTGggacttcatcttcttcaaattgtAATAATATAGATTCCAAAATCTATGTGGAAGAATCTGAAGAAGCCATGAGTATGGAGAAAAAAGCAGTGAAGCAATTAGTCCAACAGAGTCTACAGTACAACATGAGGAAAATTGTGAAGAGGGCCAATTTGCCTCAAGATTTTGTTCCTTCAGAGCATTTTAAGTCGCTTACAGCGAGTTCAACTTCcaaaagcctaccattttaa